Genomic segment of Hydractinia symbiolongicarpus strain clone_291-10 chromosome 5, HSymV2.1, whole genome shotgun sequence:
GCTTAATTAATGAAAGGTGAGCCTATCAATAAAACACAAATTCGACCTGTCAGAACAAGAACCCGCTACCTTccctgaaatattttttatgggtttcaaacaatttttctgtGAATTACGAACCTTGGAGTGGCGCAATGAGCTCCCTGTGTCACTATGTGAACTAATCACATTTAAGAAatcagaaaacaaaatttacattTCGTCAGCATATTTTCAGTAACCGCACGACTTGTCTACAGTTATTACCTTTACTTTTGTTGGTACGCTCGTAAATTCTTGTAATGTCAACATGTCAATGCGAGAAAGCGATTTTAAATTAAGCAGAAAATCTAAAAATAGTTAAGATAAGAAGAGAAATGAAAGAACATCTATTATTCCATGTTGCCGTCAGTTCCTCAATTCCTTAAGAATCCAGTTCCTCTATATTTAGAAATAATATAACGAACACATCACGTACCTGAAGGTAAACATGCACGCCCTTTTATAGGTTTGTTGCAATTGGTTTGTGTTAACAATGGTACTGATAATAACTTCTTAGTGTTCCACTTTAATTACAGGCGCCTGACAATCTGAATCAAGATGCAGTTGGTCACGTAAGGTGTCACGTTTTTTTCCACGTAAGGTGTCACGTTTTTTTCCACGTAAGGTGTCACGTTTTTTTCCACGTAAGGTGTCACGTTTTTTTCCACGTAAGGTGTCACGTTTTTTTCCACGTAAGGTGTcacgtttttgtaaaaaacattaCGGCTATTTTCCAGAATAATTTCgatgttaattttaattttcaaaaattgtttgcACAATTAGAATAGCTTGTATGTACGTGTAATTTACTGCAGTTGCGCgattaaagaaaaacatgtcCATTCATTAGACTCACTAAGATTTGGGCATTTCCTGTTGTGATGTTTGAATCTGAAAGAAGAAGCCATATTGTGCAAGTTGTTAGCAAATTTTAGCATGTTATTAGTCGGAAGGATATTCCCCGCCACCAACGCTAGATATTCAAGATATTTCTCGCAAACATTTTAAACCTCTTATTTACTCACATTAACACACATAAAAACAACTCGCGAAGCACCACTTCTATTTCGGGCATCTCCCTCGCCTTTAAAATGAATAATTTCCGGCGCGTTATATTtccaacaaaagaaaaaacaatttaacggTCAGTGATTTTATTCATTTCTTGGCTGTTGTTGTATCGTAATTTGTTTGTGAAGGCAGTTCGCATGCTAAATTATAAGCATCGAGAGAACCTGTTCTTTGCGCTTGTGCAAGCGAGTTTTTGTGTTTGTGTAAGCAAGTCTAGATATATATGTAAATCAGCATGAATAAATCGAGACTAGAGTAACAAGCTGTAATATCTCATAAAACGACACGTTCGTTTTTAACTTCAATCTTAGTGCAATGAAGCAATTAGTTACCAAACAGCTGTCTCATACGCGTGCGCAGGAGCTAAAACAAAACATGAACCTACCAAGCACCTTTGATTCTTGTAGTCAAGCTAACACATTCACGATCTTAAGGAAAATGGTCACACATTATTATAAGCGAGACTGATAAAGGCTATATCTAATTAATAAGGAACGTCATGCGTTGAAAAAGAACACGTTTCGGTACATCCTGTGTAACCTTATAGAAACAGAAGAAGAGAAGTTGAGGTAATGTTTCCGCATTACTGTCAAAACTTTCAACAGTTTGTAAATAGATTGACAAGTGGACAATCACAACAACAGTAATCAACAATCAATTCCACATACAAGACAGTGATCGGAGCACAACCACACCATTTAAAATTAACCTTCAGCTCGTTGTCGGAACAAAAAAAAACGTAAGAGAGCAAAGTGCAGTAATTAGCTTTGTTTAGATTTCACTGATTTGACAGACTGGAGAGTGAGTTGATGAATTGGGTAGCTTGTGGTTAGGAAATGATTTCTGATTTCCCCTTACAGCTTTCTAACCACCATTAAAAATTAGACGACGAATCACGAAGATCTGGTTGAGCCTCACAGtttaaaaccaataacttttgagGACTAGGTTATGACAAGTGCTCTACAAAGAGATTGAGTTAGCCTATCTAAAGATAGCCTGAACCATTTAGGTGTTTCCCTTTGccagttaatatttttttggccAAAAAAGGTATTTCAAATACAGGTTCGTATTCTAAGGGTTAAAGTGAAAAATGaattaaacaattttctttCACCGAATAAAACACGCAAAATGCGAGatattaaaaacatttagaTGAAAGGACAGACAGCAACGCAAGTCAAACCTTTTCGACGGGTACTTCGAATAtcactgtaaaaaaaaacacaaaatttcattatcatatttttttctttcttaattaATCAGTCTTAAATTACTATGTAttgtttcattgtctttctCTTTGGTTGATGCGCCATGCACAGATCATTTGTTTATATAAGGAAGAATCCTCGTCATTTTGTGACAATCAGTGGACACACAATGTGCAGTAGATCTTACAATGAAAGAAACGTAAAGCCAGATTTCGATGATTGCCGCGTGTGGCCAGGGGctataaataattaaaagcAAATTATTTACATGTGGAACTCAATCAGTGcgaaagaaaaatttttctcATAAGCTAACCACTATGCCTATAAAATCAGGACAAATAACATGCTACGACACTCTCTGACTTCCAAACGGCATTTACTTGGATAAGCATAGAAAAGCATCCACAAAGGAGAACCGTATTAAGCACCCGATATTTGCCTGCACGTTATCACGATTTTGTGATTATAAAAAAAAGGACATTCTCTGCTTTCCTATGAATATTTGCAGCTTGAACGGATTATAATAAACAGACAAAGAGAACAGgaaaactaaaagaaaaaaaaacggtTTGCGTTCTGTGCGGTGGTTTGTGCAGAGTGTAGTGGTTGGTGCTTATACTACTCAATGGAagtgtttatttgtttacctGCGTTTGTATCATCTTACAATACCACAAAAGTGCAAGTATTGCAGTTAAAACGCTCTTAAGTTCGTGAAAAAAAGGGTAGAAGCGAAACAATTACCGTCGATTTTCCCACGTAAAAATTTTGAATCGCGTTCAGTGGTTTGCACCATCAACTGCGTTGAGATGAAGGActaaaacaaataacaacaacaattaaaaaaataaataaatattgtaaaGCAGATGAAATATATTGCAGCAGGGAGTCTAGCATAACTCGAAAGTACATAAAGTGGTACTCGACGCCCTCGACGCAATCAAGCATTCAGTCTAACAGTTATATCAGATGTATTTGAGTTACACGGCacacaagaaaaaacaaacaaaaaaacaaaaaaaacaacaacacagttatgtacatatttatttttaaaaaaataaccccTTATCACTTAAATTATTTTGGTCTGACAGCTTTGTTCTGCTGATTGCCGCCAAACTAACATTAATACTTCAGTGACATTCAATTTTTGTTTCGCATCTCTTGATTCAGGTTTGATTAAAACCTTAAATAATTATTGCACTTTCATTACGCCTTTTTGGTGACATTTATTAAAGGATAAAACATGATAGGTTCTTTAAGTCTATACAATTCTTAGATACAGAAGTTACAGTTGTACCTGGCTTgcgctttaatatttttatttaacatgtcaAAATGGTCAAATGGCGCGCGCACGTACTCCAGGAGAACAGTATTTAAAATTTGCTAGTGGCATTCTCTAGCGTTACCGCACAACAGCAACGGTGTAACCTGCAGTTTGGATTATTCGAAGTGTTTTTAATTGGAGAACTGTTgtaaaaaacacctttttgaaatataaaagtattaatTAATCCGAAAAATGTGATAATCTgacaaacaatgaaaaaaaggaaaaaatactgaattaaaacttttgtaTGGCGCCATTTACTCGGTTGTTTATCAAAAGCAATCGCGTGAATGCGATTACACCGTATGACTAATAGCatttacaaacaaacaaagtgcTTCAATGAAGTGTTTGAACCAGTGATCACATCCCGTAGCAAGGCGTGCTCATGCAAAAAACTAACAAATTTAATGCCGTGTTGTTGTCAACAGATGAAATCTACAACCAGCATTTACGTCATCGTCAATCCTACTAATTGCTAGATTTGCTGTTGTTTATATCGTCATTTTGAAATCAAATTATTCATCATGATAGTACTAAGTATCTGTCAATCATtcaattatttgtttgtttacgagatacgttttttttcttataagaaacaAGTTTATAACCAACACGAGGCTTAGATTATATGTGCTCGCAAAggttaaaattttctgaatttGAGAGCAGaatcatttttataacaaaaggaGGGTGGGTGGGTGTTTGGGTGGGGGCAGATTGCTAAACAAcactaaaatttgaaattttctgACCTGGATTTGTTCCATGACGTCATCACGCATTTCCTGTGCCATACGGtacctaaaacaaaaaattaatttatttaatggAAGGTGTGGCCAGGACGTGGAATGTAGAAAAGGGAAGTGTAAACAGGAAGAGcggaaaaaatatttatggCTCCCACTTAGCCAAGAAATTAATTTAGTGATAAGTCATGAAGAGAGAGTTTGAGAGTGCTTAGCCTCACAAACATACTTGAGTTGAATGTGTTCATGAAGAGGTCCTTGAAAAACTGTTCCATCGCCAAAAGCTAAATCACTTAACAGAACACTTTTCAAAACAAACAGGAATTTAAGACATCCAGAGCACGCATAAAATCTATTTCGAAATAAACCTTCGGACAAGGTCGAATTACAAAGAGGTTAGGCAATAGAGACAGATGACAGACTATTCGTTCtcttacaaaaaaagttattaacccTATGATACTTTGGTGGGGAGGGCACAAAGTGCTCGCAGCAAATGTAATTTGTTTTGGATAACATTGttgaaatttggtgacttttccGTAATTTTATTAcagatttaagaaaaaaaaaaatgtgggtGAAAAAATTCAATTTCCTGGAATTTCCTGCCTTTTTTGAATAAAGAGTCTGGAATGAGTTTGTACTAAGACGTTCTACAACTGCGCCAACTTGCATCACTTAAGCATAAGGGTCAGGATTTATGACCCGTGGGCACTTTGCGCTCCCCACCCCCAGGGTTAACTTTGagatttttttcactttatcaTATAGGGAGGAGAACTGAAGTAATTGCATACTTACACGTCGTGTTCTTTTCGGTTATACATGAGAGCGTTTTGAAACATCAACATAATATCACGCTGAAATTCTGTCGTCGTATGGATGACCTAAACAGGACCAAAATCACCATAGTAACAAGagttaataaataatttttcctCTCCACCCTTCGACTAATTCTGATCATCACCCCatttaacatttatttcttttttagttttttcaacTTCAAAATCATGTATTAACGGCGAAAACagtgtattattattatgtatTATTCGATTACGACGAAAAACAAGCTGGCTTAcggttttctttattttgacgACTCCCAGACCACTTTCCCCGTATATTCACTATTTTAAACGCCTTTTCACCCTTTTACCCTACATCATTCCTGTATATTTGACATCTAAAACTTTCTAAGATGTTTAAATCGTCCTGATTCAGTTTCCTTTCTCTTTTCTTTATTTAGAGAACAAAAAGGAACGTAATACTTACGCcagtttcaatatttttcttgatCAACGACAAATCCATCggtctaaaaaataattttttcaaaaacataatAAAGACAAATTAGAGACACGACCTTCGATTAAAATAATCAAGTGACATGATCACGTGGCATATACCTGAAAATAATGGACGAATAACCAGGAGCCTCTTCATCTGTGACTGAATGCAGAAAAACATTAGCGTATCTAAAATCAGCACGGTATATAAAACGAAACTGTGTTTCAGGTGGAAAACAAAACAGAGTAGCATTCGACAGTTTTACTAAACAGGTTGGAGAAAAGCTGTTCAGGTCTACAATTTCTTTATATTAGTGCCATCAAGCTAATGTCTCAAACCTTTGAGACGCGACATAAAGactaagcatttttttaaaaaattccgcagaaaatataaaacatacagtacaatatttttgatttgaattttacaaaaagaaaataaaagtatAAATTATAAATGTAATCCAATTGCAGAGATTAAGAAGAGAGTTTCTTAAATTTCACAGTGATTttgtaattaaataaattaaagatgttttcGAATTACGCAAATTCGAATTAGAGAATTTGTATTTGGTAAACGATCGAATTATGAAGCTTTTCGAATTAAGGAGTTCCGAATTAGACAGATTGCATCAAGTAAACGATCcaataaaatatttcttcaaATAACTTTATGAACTGACAAAATACAATATTTAGCTGTCAAATGGTTTCTTGATTGTTACAGTTTTCTCAGAagtttttgttaagaaaaacCTCCCAAACTTATTTGCAGAACCTACAGATGCATAATACCATTCATCCAGAAAAACATACGTACTTATGGCTAGCCGCAGCCTTCCATACTAGCATGATACTCTTCCGCCATGCTCTTTGTTGTTGTGCTGTTTCTGGATCACAGTTGCTAAATCAAAAAATTTGTAGTTgcaactaaaaaaaatgttacttgtGATAAAATTAACACAATTTTCTCATCATCGCATGGATAAAAGAGATATTATGGACATCTCAAGGACTAAACAATACAGTTTGCTATACCTTCCCGTGCTAAGAGCTGGACTGGCTGGTGATGGAATGGAGGGTGTTAATGGTGTTTTAACTTTCCGATCAATTGAATCATCCGTAGTGTCTAGTTCACTGTCCTTCAAGTCAGCTGATACATCAGGCTCCGCTTCTTCGCTTCGCTCTAAATCTTCTTCActctaacaaaattttaaaaagatttatatcGTTGCAAGGAAAGAAAATATACACTGAAAAGATATTTCACACACCTTatgtaaattaaaaatgatttaaaaatagaCAAAGCATGGCTAGGTCATATTTAAGTGtgctatcactttatggcaccTACCACAATGTCAACCTTCAGTGAacctgataaagttttttttcttccacGTCCAGCTCGacctaaaacataaaaaatgttggcACACTAagaattttttaactatttagtacagtcaaatgtttcacatACTTAAATGGATTTTTAGCAAGAGCAGTTCCACTACTTTCCAAAAAGTGTAgttagttttaaatactacaaaattaaaacaaatcaccttttttctttttgtttttgggCGAGGTTGCTAGGGGTAACTCTAAGTGATCAGATACAGCTATTTGTTCAACTACTCTCTTTTTTGGAGGTGGTTCTTCTGGAGTGCTATCCACTGATACGGTATCGTTCTGAAAGTTTTACAATATATGATACTGTTACTCAATGACTGTAATTTTTATACTGGTTTTGGATCTGCATTTCAACGCATATTCGATTTGGAAGAATTTTAGATATCAGTATTATTCTATATTGTAATAATAGATTCCGAAGATGCATGTATTTGATGTATTTGCAAATTGAATTTTTGTTGTCACTAATAACATGGAATTTTTTTGTCCTTACAGGggggaattttttaaaaaagaaagaaaattaaatcaattctaaaaaatcactactttttaaggtaaagcataaaaataacagttctattttaaaactttcaggGTTGCTTTAAGTATAATGTTGTGTGAATGAAAACATGATAGCGCAGTTGTACTGACCTTTTTTTTTGCTGATTCATTCACTTCGATTGTCAAAGGTTCTACAAAGACAACAGAACGTTTACGTCAAACAATagtgaaacaaataaaaaacaaacccaAGAATTATTAAAGATTTACCAGTTTTACTTGGAGTTCGACCCTTTTTAACCACTTCTTGTGTTTTAACATTGGTTTCTGCTTCTGCTTCCGGTTTTACCTCTTCTGTTTTGGAGATTGGTGGAGCTTCTTCCTGAGGTTCCTCTTTTATCGGTTCTTTTTTAACTGGCTCTTTTTTAACCGgctcttttttaactggctcTTTTTTAATTGGCTCCTTTTTAAACAGTtctttttcaactaattctgtTTTAGCAAGTTCTTTTTTCTCTTCGGATTTTGTTTcagacaattttctttttgatgatTTGCTGTTTATGGGTTCGTTTAGAGGGGCAATTTTAGGCGTGGGGGTAACTTTGGTTTCTGGTGAAGGCTTTACTTCACTTTTAACATCTGCAGCCAAACTAGGAGAGACCTTAGAGTCTGTTTGCTTAACCTCAGcttctttttttttcgttaCCGACTTTGgtgtgtttgtttttaatggTGGTACTGACGTTTGCAACGTGACTGGTTTTATTTGTTCAGATTTGGATGGAGCTGTTTTTATAGGTTCGTTTAATGTACCTTTTGCCGGAACTGATTTTGCTGCAGCCTGCATGGAAAAGAATAAAGTACACAAAATATAAGTGATAATTAACTTAATTTAAAGCTATGTTGTTTAGTAAATaacatcaacaaaaaattaggtcaacaaaaaatattaacaaacagaaagtaagttttatttttactagGTAAAATTTTAGCGATAAAAATTTACCTGAGGCGTTGGCACCTTAACATTATTGCTAGGTACCGTTACAGATGGAGGTGCATTATTTGCTTCCAACAACTTTGAGAGCATAGGTGCAGTTCCAGGTCCCTTTGTATCCGCAGGTTGTGCTTTTTTATACGCTTCATATGACTCTTTTGTGACATGGTGAGGGTCTAAACAGACCACAAATTAACAGCAGGTATATAATACATAGATTTACCAAGTGAGCTAAGTGGATATTTAATATTCCAAAGAGTTAAACcagtaacaaaaaatattaatattatttacTTACTTTTAATAGGCtcctaaaaaaaatagaaataatttttttatatttgataaaTGGTGAAATCAGAGTCAACCACAAGACATTAAATCGAATGCTTAAATGTCCAAAGAACTTTTTTATCGAGTCAAGGACAAAAACCAATATTGCCTCAAGAAATAACGTGTAAAGAAAATGTTACATAAACAAATTCCCTGTTAATCATATATTTGTACTAAAAAGCTTACCAATGAATATATTTAGACAACAAAAAAACCTACCTTTAAAGTGTTATTTATATGTTGTGCCTGAGCTTTAATTTCCGAGGCTGGTGATGATAGAAGGTTGGAAAGAAATGACTTCTCTTTAGCTTCTGCAGCAGCTGTTCGTACTGGTGTTGAAGGAACAGATACATTcacattttgttgttgttgctcagGTTTAGTAATTAACAACCCACGAGGTTGAACAATACTTCCCATGGAATCGTGTTTTACTGTCATATTTTGAACTTGTGCAGGACTAGGGCCAACAGTGGTTGCAAATAAGGAAACATCAGCAGAAGTCGTAATATTTGAGGAAACTGATGATGATACTACAGTTGATGTTACAGCAGTTGATGTTGAAGTAGTGGTAGGATTATGGTGGTATTTAGCATTGTGTTTTTGTCGTTGCTCAATGTAACTTTTAAATCTGAAAATAAgaagtttagtttttttaatacacATTGTTCAAAGTGTTAATAGATCAACAGCATCCTGTATTATTGACATACTAAAGCCAAAATATAACAAGGCGTATGAAAAAAGCAGAGCTTTATGAATTAAGATTTCACCCCCATGATGTTTCGTACATAAGTTAATACACACGTTCATGGATATATCTTATTAGATTAGTAAAATTAGCGTTATAATGCAAAAATTTAGGAATTTACAGAACTCTCAAAATGTGACCACGAAAACCTAAATATCACCTAAATATCATGCCAAAAATAATGCCACTTAGTTTAAAAATACTCCTGAAATACGTATAAtactactttattttaaagtctaAAAAATAAGATACAACATCCAAGCAACCTACTTTTCAGTTTCTTTTGCTGCTCTTTGAGGTCTAGACGGTGTGTTCTGTGATGCTGGAGATGAAGAAACagctaaaataaagaaaatttgaaGCAGGGTAAGGACAGCAACAAATAATGTAGCAACATcagacaaacaaaaataaacataaattacCACTCGCTGcttgtaatgtagtttttacaCTTAGTTCTTCAAGTGTAGGATCTtccttaattagttgttctaacTGCACATTTTCATCACTATTGAAAAAAAGTAAGATAGTTATACCAatcttttaaagtatattttttaaaagtgaacgATTTTAAGCATATCCAGGTTCAGATTTACTAAAAAGCCAAACATTAAGCATAATATTGAAGCTTAATTCAGAAAAGTCATATCTGGTAagctttttcatataaaaatgatCAATTATCCATCCCAGAATAGCATTGTATCGTTTTTTAGAAGAACACACTTAGCATACCTTAACTATAATTAAACATTGTCCTGAAAATTGTTCTGTGCTTTATGAATTCTtgatcaaaaataataaaataatttctagTAAAAAAGGAACTCTGGACGGACTTACATAAAAAGCAGTATTATAACCtgttaaaaattatgtattAAAGTTAGTTaatgaaacaaaattaaaaaatttcatacCTTTGCATTGCTTGCAATATCCTAGGAAGTTCATCATCAAGCTTTCCACTTTGAATTTTATGAATATCACTTTTCAATTttctaaaatgtaaacaaaaccttTCCAATTTGCtctatatttttaacaaaaataatgtgTGAAAATGATAGACAAACAAAGCTACTTAGAAAATTGCTGTTTTCATTAC
This window contains:
- the LOC130645875 gene encoding bromodomain-containing protein 8-like; its protein translation is MLSKLLEANNAPPSVTVPSNNVKVPTPQAAAKSVPAKGTLNEPIKTAPSKSEQIKPVTLQTSVPPLKTNTPKSVTKKKEAEVKQTDSKVSPSLAADVKSEVKPSPETKVTPTPKIAPLNEPINSKSSKRKLSETKSEEKKELAKTELVEKELFKKEPIKKEPVKKEPVKKEPVKKEPIKEEPQEEAPPISKTEEVKPEAEAETNVKTQEVVKKGRTPSKTEPLTIEVNESAKKKNDTVSVDSTPEEPPPKKRVVEQIAVSDHLELPLATSPKNKKKKGRAGRGRKKTLSGSLKVDIVSEEDLERSEEAEPDVSADLKDSELDTTDDSIDRKVKTPLTPSIPSPASPALSTGSNCDPETAQQQRAWRKSIMLVWKAAASHKYANVFLHSVTDEEAPGYSSIIFRPMDLSLIKKNIETGVIHTTTEFQRDIMLMFQNALMYNRKEHDVYRMAQEMRDDVMEQIQSFISTQLMVQTTERDSKFLRGKIDAPGHTRQSSKSGFTFLSL
- the LOC130645876 gene encoding bromodomain-containing protein 8-like translates to MAANELDDWSTKEKFVLACCVTRSGDQNWVSVSRTMRLILEACEEEKKRPAEWFSQKNFAIKYNELLNTASVAKRKVRGASSESGNVETPAEQILRKLTFERIEELDRVIKAERERYKKLKSDIHKIQSGKLDDELPRILQAMQSDENVQLEQLIKEDPTLEELSVKTTLQAASAVSSSPASQNTPSRPQRAAKETEKFKSYIEQRQKHNAKYHHNPTTTSTSTAVTSTVVSSSVSSNITTSADVSLFATTVGPSPAQVQNMTVKHDSMGSIVQPRGLLITKPEQQQQNVNVSVPSTPVRTAAAEAKEKSFLSNLLSSPASEIKAQAQHINNTLKVGFFVV